Genomic DNA from Thermotoga petrophila RKU-1:
CTCTTCCTCGTTTCCTCGTCGGGGGGCTCTAACTTCGCCACGAGCCCCATTTGAAATCTGGAAACCAGCCTATCCTGAAACTCACTCAATTTTTGAGGTTCTCTGTCTGAACAAATGACGATTTGTTTTCCGGAATCGTGCAGTTCGTTGAAGGTGTGGAACAGTTCCGTCTGAACCCCTGTCTTTCCTATGAGAAACTGGACATCGTCTATGAGAAGAATATCAACCTTTTTTCTGTATTTCTCCCTGAATTCATTCAGCTTTCCTTCCTTCATACTGTCAACAAGGTCGTTCAAGAATTTCTCACTGGTGATGTACATCACCCTCAGATCTGGTTCGTTCTGGACAACGTAGTTCCCTATCGACTGAAGAAGGTGCGTCTTCCCAAGTCCGACACCACCGTATATGAAGAGTGGATTGTATCTTCCTGGATGTTTTGCCACTTCGAGAGCGGCGTGATAAGCAAACGAATTTCCCGGACCAACGACGAAATTTTCGAAGGTGTAATCAGGATTCAGTGGTGTGAGAAGCACCGCTCTTTTCTTCACAAGAGGTTCGCTGTAAGAGGAGTGAGGTTCAAAGGCTTCGTAAGTGATTTCAAAAGTGGCGTCGTTTCCGAGCACAACTTTCACGGCTTTTGAGAGAACAGAATGATACTTCTTCTCCAGCCATTCTTTTATGAAAAGATTACCGACCGAGAAGACAACCTTGTTACCCTCTATCGATCTCACATCAAAAGAACTGAACCAGAGTTCCCAGCTTTTTCTGTTTACCCTGGTCTTTATTTCCTGGAGTATTCTCTCTTTCATAATGGAGGACCCCCAAACGAGGAGTGACTGGATTAATTATCCAACAGATACACTCGAAAAATCAACGGAGAAAAAGAAACAGATCTGAAAAATTTCTAAAGGGGTGGAACCCCACCCCTTACTTCACTCTTCCACGCTGATAGCTCCGGTTGGACAGCTGTCAGCGGCGTCCTTTGCACAGGGAAGATCCGTTTCAGGCTGGAGGACCTTTGCCTTTCCATCGTCACCGAGCTGGAAAACGTCAGGACAGAGATTCTCACAAACTCCACATCCAATGCAGGCATCTGCGTCAACTCTTACCTTCATGTTTCGTCCCTCCTTGAAAATCAAAACCCATTTGCCGTCTCTTCCGGAAAGATTGAGATAGTACATTTGCTGGAAACCTCCTTCGTCAGTGGAGATCACCTTCAGAAGATAATCGTTGTCTCTGTACACCTTTTTCACGACGAAGATCTTGTTTTCATCTTTGAACACCTTTCCTTCCAGTTCTTTCAGCTTTTCCCAGGTGACATTGCCTTCGAACACACTGTGAGCCATGTTGTTTTCACCCTCCATCAGTCTTTTTACAATTCCACTCTTCACTTTTCTTGCGACGATCAGATAGGTCTTCTTCCCTTGAGACTTCCACTTTCTTTCGTAGCGGGTTTCTACATCTCTTCTGAAGTTCTCTTCGAACACATCTACGACAAAATACTCTGAACTCTCGAAAGTGTCTAAAACTTCCCGTGCGTACCATTCTTCATCGGTTGCAAACTCCACCGTGCCATCCATCTCCAGGACAGCAGAGAGCGTTTGGAGAAAGTCATAGCTGGTGATTCTTCGATCTTCGTGTCTTTTCTTTGGCCATGGACATGGAAAGTTGATGTAGACCTTTTCCACACTGCTGTCGGGAAACAGTTCTCTCAGACCAAACCTGGCATCTACCTTCACAAGTCGAACATTTTTCAGATTGTACCTTTTGAACTTTTTCTGTGCTTTTACGAAGGAAGTGATGGATAGCTCAAAACCAACGAAGTCTTTTTCCGGATGCCTTCTTGCAAGTTCTGTCAGGAATTCCCCGTTTCCAAAACCAACCTCAACCACTATCTTCGCTTTCCTGCCGAATATTTCAGACCAGTCGAGAGGGAATCTGGGAAAGTTTTGAGGTTTCAGTTCGTATTCTGTTACAACCACATCAGCCACCTCTCTACTTCTATGAGATTCAGTTTTTTCTTCTTCGCGTATTCCACAACTTTTAGATATTCGTCTCTGGTGACAAACCTATCGAGTCCATATTCTTTCGCTCTGTACGCTGGGTAGAACTGCGCCATGATGTTCACAAGTGGTTTCGGCTCCAGCGTTGAAAGCAGATCGATCACACCGAAACTGTCTTCAAGGAAACCGGGAAGAACGAGGTGTCTCACAAGAACTCCTTTTTTCATAACACCATTTCTTATCACCGGTTCTCCCATCTGATCGATCATAACCTTCAGAGCTTCCAGGGCGAATCTTGGATAGTCTTTCACACCAGAGAGCTTTTCTCCAAGTTCGGGATCGCTGTACTTGAAGTCTGGCATATAGATATCGACAAACCCTTCAAGAGAAATTATGGTATCGACAGATTCGTATCCTCCACAGTTGTAAACAACAGGAATTTCTTTCTCCATTCTCTCGAAGGCATCGACAATGAAAGGTATCTGGTGAGTGGGAGTCACCAGGTTGAGATTTTCCACACCCATGTCCTGAAGTTCCGTGAATATCCTCAGAAGATCTTCAACAGTGATTTCTTTTCCTATACCAAGCTGACTGATTTCATAGTTCTGACAGTAGACACATTTGAGATTGCAATAGGTGAAAAAGACGGTTCCGCTTCCACCGCGGCCAACGAGTATTCTTTCCTCTCCAAAGTGAGGCCCCCAGGAAGAAACGACGGGAGAGTTTGCTACCCCGCAGGCCCCTTTCTCCCCTTTGAGTCTGTTCACTCCACAATTTCTGGGGCAGAGGTCACACCTTTCAAGCTTCTTGTAGAAAAGTTCACTCTTCACAGCCTCTTCAAAAAGTACTCGGCGTCGTCCGCGTACTCACTATCTGGGAAGAATTTTATGAACTCCTCGAAGAGCGAACGAGCAGTCGATGTATCGCCTTTGTAGTAGTAACACAAAGCCCTGTAATAGTAAACGTCATCTTTGAAATAGACGTTGTCTTCTCCAATTTCCTTTATGGCGATTTCAAACCTATTTATGGCTTCATCGTAGTCCCTTCTCAGGTAGAACATGTATCCCAGAAACCACAGACTCTTTGCCCTCTCTATTCGATCTTCCCGTTCGGGAACGTAAACAACGGACACTGAAGGTTCTTTGTTCGAAGTCTTTGCTATAGCGGATTCAATCTTGGAGAGTCTGGATTCCAGGTTCGTGAGAGCCTCTTTAAGAGATTCAATATTCTCAGAAATGGGACTCATATTCTCCTGCAAGTCAGTGAAATTCTTATCAAGGGAATCGTTTATCCTTCCCAGATTTTCCGTGATGGCAAAGATGTTCGACAAGACATCTTCGATACGCTGTTCGATGGGTTTAATATTTACCGTGCTTTCAGAAGATGGCACGTTTACCTCGATGCGGGAGGGAAGGGTGTAAAAAGCGAGTATTGTTGTGACAAGAAGTGCAACCAAAAGAGAAAGTGTGAACACTTCGAAAACACCTATCTTTCGAGAGGAAACTCTGGTTTCGATCAGAGCAGGGTGCGTTCTGTCAAGGCTTAAAAGAAGCTTTCGATACTTTTCAATCGCTCTCTTCTCGTTTCTCTGGAGGGCGAGTTTGTATCTCAGAGCTATTACTTCCACGAGTTCGGGGTAATCCTTGACGATCGATTCGAGTATGGAGGCAGCTCCCTGAAAATTCTTTCGTTCTATTTCTTTGAGGGCTTCTTCTGTTTCTTTCGAATAGTCTATATTCAGCTGGTTTGTCGCGTACTCGTAATATTCTCTGTATTTCTCCTTGAGTTCATCCGGCAAGTTTTCATAGAGCCTTTTCACAGCCTTCCAGTTCCTGGCAGCGTACTCCACTTCCAGTTCAAGATGAGGAAACTCTTCTGAAAAGAGAGAAAGCAGATTTCTCGCCTCGGTGATTCTTTTCTCACTGATGAGATCCCTCACGATTTTTTCCAGAATGTTCATTCTTTCAACCTCCTTATAGCCTCAGGTATGAGGCGCAGTAACTCGGAAGCGGTGAGCCCTCTTTCATCCTGTTCAAAAAGCTCCGCGGCAAAACCGTGTAGATACACAGAAACCGTGGAAGCTTCGAGAGGGGAAAGTCCCTGTGCCATAAAGCCGGCTATCATTCCTGTCAGAACATCTCCGCTTCCTCCCTTTGAGAGGCCCGTGTTTCCCGTTATATTGAACAGAGTTCTCACACCGTCCGTTACAATGGTGGTAGCAGATTTCAAAACCAACACGCAACCGTTCTCCTTTGAGAACTCCTCTGCCAGTTCGTAATTGTACTTGACGTCCCCAACAGTTTTTTTCACGAGTCTTGCCATCTCCCCAGGATGTGGGGTTAGTACCGCAGGGGATTTTCTCTCCTTCAGAACAGAGATATCCAGAACGTTGATGGCATCGGCATCGATGACAGCCGGTTTTTCGAGTGTTTTCAAAAACTCGTTGACAAACTCCCTCACGTGTTCATTGTTTCCAAGACCCGGCCCGATGGCTACCACATCCACGTCTTTTGATAGCTCCAGACATTCCTGAAGATTCTGCAGGCTGAAGAAGCCTTTTTCTGTATCTATGGGAACGGAAATGAGTTCTGGAAATCTCGAAGTAGCGATCAAACTCTGTGGAAAAGGAACTGCGAGCTTCACAAGACCCGTTCCCACTTTCAAGGATCCCATTCCAGAGAGAACGGGAGCTCCAGAGTACAGTCTGGACCCTGCTATTATCAGCACTTTTCCGTAGGTTCCCTTGTGGGAATCTCTGGGTCTTTCCGGCAGAAGGGAACGAACCATTTCCCGTGTTATCACGTATCGATTGATCGAATCGATCAGATGAACAGGATGACCTATGTTGGCGACTTTGAGCTTTCCTGTGAGATCTCTTCCTGGAAAGAGGATGTGACCTATTTTGGGAACTCCAAAGGTAACCGTGAGATCCGCTTTCACCGCTGTTCCAAGAACCTTCCCCGTGTTCGAATCTATTCCCGATGGAACGTCAACGGAAACAACTATTTTTCCCGATTTATTCACGAGATTTATTATCTCAGCGTACTCTCCCGTGATTTCTCCTCTCAGGCCCGTTCCAAAAATGGCGTCAACCACCACATCGAATTCGTTCAGAATAGAGGGTTTGAATTGTTCCACCCCTTTTCCTCCAAACTTTTTGTAAAGACCGTAATTGTATTCACAATCGGGAGTTTTTTTCTTTCCAAGAGAGACAACCAGAACATCTTTCGCCGTACCGAGGAGATTTCTGGCTACGACAAAGCCGTCTCCTCCATTGTTTCCTCCCCCGCAAAGAACCAGGAATCTGTAATCAGAAAGATTCCCAAGTTCTTCTTCCATCGCGAGAACAACAGAAATCCCTGCTCGTTCCATGAGGATTCTCGAATCCACGCCGTATTCTTTTATCGTTAATTCGTCGATCTCTTTCATCTCTTGAGCGGTTGCCACTCTCACTTTCTCACCTCTCATTGTAGAGGAAACGGTATATGAGATAGGTCCTCTTCACTTTTTTCAAGTATCTTCTCGCACTGTCCAGATTTCTTCCTTCGTCCAGAGCAGTTGGCCCTATGTTGTAAGCCATGATAGCTTTGTCGAGATCCCCGTACAGATCTTTCAAAAATCTCAGATAAACGATTCCGTAGATTATGTTTCCCTCTGGATCCTTGAAATCCTCCTCCAGAGAAAATTTCTTTTTCAACCAGACGGCCGTTGAAGGCATGATCTGCATGAGACCAAGGGCTCCCAGCGAAGAAACCGCGTTTCTGTCAAAACTGCTCTCCACCCATATGATACTTTGAATGAGAAGAGGATCGAGATCATCGGAATTTTTGGATATGAAATCGTAATAATCATCTGGGAACAATCTGTAGAGATTCGCTATAAACACAAGAACAAGCAGAAAGCACAGGAAAAAACTCCTCACACCCCGAGGGCCTCCCTGTATATGTTTCTGATCTTCTCGGGAGTGAAAGTACCAGGTGTGTTGGTCAAGTGTTTCGCTTTGGAACCCTTTTCGACCCACTTCTCCAGTTCTTCAGAGGAGACTGTTACTTTTTCATAAAGCCCAAGCTCTTTCAGAAATCTCAAAAGACTGCCACCGAATATGTGGTTCACCGTGGTCACTTTTTCTGGAATTTCTTCTTTCATTACTTCCATGACAAACGGGAGCACCATACCTGTCGCCTTTCCGTGTTTTATTCCCTTCTCCACTGTCAGAGGATAACCCAGAGCGTGCGCCAATGTGGTTCCAGTTTGCGCAATCACCATTCCAGCAAGGCAGGAGGCCACGAACATCTTCTTTCTGGCTTCTCTGTTTCCTTCAATGGCCTTCGGTAAATTCCTGTGTATTATCTTCATGGCTTCGATCGCGAGGGCATCAGAGGGCGGTGTGCTCTTTCTGGAGAGGAATCCCTCGACCGCGTGGGAAAGCGCATCAACTCCAGTTGACAGAGCCAGTTTATCAGACATGAAATAGGTGTATCCGGGATCGAGAAACGCGTACACCGGGAACATGAGTGTACAACCTCTTTTGTTTCCTTCTGGATCGGTGAGAATGGAATACGGCGTGACCTCACTACCCGTTCCGGCGGTGGTCGGTATCTCCACAACTGGAAGCCAGTGCTTCACTTTTTCTCTATCGTACAGATCTTCAACGGAAAGATCTTTTTCTTTCAAAAGCACGGCCACCGCTTTGGCGAAATCCATTGGACTTCCTCCACCGAGTCCCACGACAAAATCGAAAGAATCGTTTCTGTACCTCTCAACAGCTTTCATGACGTTATCGAAAGACGGATTCTCCTCGACTTCATCGAAAATCTCGTAGGATATTCCTGTTTCGTTGAGAAGCTTTCTCAGATCATCAAGGGATCCATTCTTCTTCGAAGAAGATTTACCGGTCACCACCAGGGCCCTTTTTCCAAGAATATCTATTATGCTTCCTTTTTTTTCGAGGATCTTTTCTCCAAAAAAGACATCTGTGGGCATGTAGAATTCCCACATGAATACCACCTCAATTCTCGTAAACGATCTCGTAAGTTACCTTCGAAGAGCACTTCAAAATGGCAGAGACACTGCAATATTTCTCCTGGGAGAGCTGAACGGCTTTCTCAACCTTGTCCTTCGGGGGCTCTCCATCGAACTTGAAGATGTACTTCAGGTGCACTCTGGTGAATATGCGAGGATGTTCTTCCGCGCGTTCGTACTCAATTTCTATCCTGAAATCTTTCATCTGATCAATCACTTTCATTTTTTTCAAAATTGAAACCACGTCCATGCCAGTACATCCCATGAGTCCGGTGAGAACGAGCTCAAGAGGTCGGGGAGCAGCGTCCTTTCCCCCGACCTCTTCTTTTGCATCCATGAGAACATCATGATTCGAGTCCGTTCTTACATGAAACATCATATTCCCTATCCATCGTGCTTGCATTTTTTCACCTCACACCTTGAACTTTTGAACGAGCGTTGAGAGCTGTTCAGAGAGGGAAGAGAGTTTTTCGGCAGCCTCTGAGACTCTGGCAGCAGACTCGGTCTGGTTTTCTATGAGAGACTCCATCCTGTTCAGGCTTTCCACAACCCCTTCAACGATCTTTGTGACGTTGTCCATGGCACTTGCCATCTCTTCTGCGGCCGCTCCCTGCTCCTGCGCAGTGGCAGCTGTGTTCTCTATCATGCTGTTGATCTCTTCTATCCTTCCAAGGATCTCTCTGAATCTCTTCGTCACTTCTTCTCCCATCACCGCTATCTCGTCCACTCCTTCGAACATCTCTTTCGAGCCGTTCTCTACGTGTTCTATCGTCGTCCTCAGATTGCTCAGCATCTTCGCTATGTCTTCTGTCGCCCTCTGGCTCTCTTCTGCAAGTTTCCTTATCTCGTCTGCCACAACCGCAAAGCCCCTTCCCGCTTCCCCAGCTCGAGCTGCTTCTATCGCTGCG
This window encodes:
- the dnaA gene encoding chromosomal replication initiator protein DnaA, producing MKERILQEIKTRVNRKSWELWFSSFDVRSIEGNKVVFSVGNLFIKEWLEKKYHSVLSKAVKVVLGNDATFEITYEAFEPHSSYSEPLVKKRAVLLTPLNPDYTFENFVVGPGNSFAYHAALEVAKHPGRYNPLFIYGGVGLGKTHLLQSIGNYVVQNEPDLRVMYITSEKFLNDLVDSMKEGKLNEFREKYRKKVDILLIDDVQFLIGKTGVQTELFHTFNELHDSGKQIVICSDREPQKLSEFQDRLVSRFQMGLVAKLEPPDEETRKSIAKKMLEIEHGELPEEVLNFVAENVDDNLRRLRGAIIKLLVYKETTGKEVDLREAILLLKDFIKPNRVKAMDPIDELIEIVAKVTGVSREEILSNNRNVKALTARRIGMYVAKNHLNSSLRTIAEKFNRSHPVVLDSVKRVKDSLLKGNKQLKSLIDEVIGEISKRALSG
- a CDS encoding NAD(P)H-hydrate dehydratase, with protein sequence MRGEKVRVATAQEMKEIDELTIKEYGVDSRILMERAGISVVLAMEEELGNLSDYRFLVLCGGGNNGGDGFVVARNLLGTAKDVLVVSLGKKKTPDCEYNYGLYKKFGGKGVEQFKPSILNEFDVVVDAIFGTGLRGEITGEYAEIINLVNKSGKIVVSVDVPSGIDSNTGKVLGTAVKADLTVTFGVPKIGHILFPGRDLTGKLKVANIGHPVHLIDSINRYVITREMVRSLLPERPRDSHKGTYGKVLIIAGSRLYSGAPVLSGMGSLKVGTGLVKLAVPFPQSLIATSRFPELISVPIDTEKGFFSLQNLQECLELSKDVDVVAIGPGLGNNEHVREFVNEFLKTLEKPAVIDADAINVLDISVLKERKSPAVLTPHPGEMARLVKKTVGDVKYNYELAEEFSKENGCVLVLKSATTIVTDGVRTLFNITGNTGLSKGGSGDVLTGMIAGFMAQGLSPLEASTVSVYLHGFAAELFEQDERGLTASELLRLIPEAIRRLKE
- a CDS encoding OsmC family protein, with amino-acid sequence MQARWIGNMMFHVRTDSNHDVLMDAKEEVGGKDAAPRPLELVLTGLMGCTGMDVVSILKKMKVIDQMKDFRIEIEYERAEEHPRIFTRVHLKYIFKFDGEPPKDKVEKAVQLSQEKYCSVSAILKCSSKVTYEIVYEN
- a CDS encoding lytic transglycosylase domain-containing protein, which produces MRSFFLCFLLVLVFIANLYRLFPDDYYDFISKNSDDLDPLLIQSIIWVESSFDRNAVSSLGALGLMQIMPSTAVWLKKKFSLEEDFKDPEGNIIYGIVYLRFLKDLYGDLDKAIMAYNIGPTALDEGRNLDSARRYLKKVKRTYLIYRFLYNER
- the trmB gene encoding tRNA (guanosine(46)-N7)-methyltransferase TrmB, with amino-acid sequence MVVTEYELKPQNFPRFPLDWSEIFGRKAKIVVEVGFGNGEFLTELARRHPEKDFVGFELSITSFVKAQKKFKRYNLKNVRLVKVDARFGLRELFPDSSVEKVYINFPCPWPKKRHEDRRITSYDFLQTLSAVLEMDGTVEFATDEEWYAREVLDTFESSEYFVVDVFEENFRRDVETRYERKWKSQGKKTYLIVARKVKSGIVKRLMEGENNMAHSVFEGNVTWEKLKELEGKVFKDENKIFVVKKVYRDNDYLLKVISTDEGGFQQMYYLNLSGRDGKWVLIFKEGRNMKVRVDADACIGCGVCENLCPDVFQLGDDGKAKVLQPETDLPCAKDAADSCPTGAISVEE
- a CDS encoding radical SAM protein, translating into MKSELFYKKLERCDLCPRNCGVNRLKGEKGACGVANSPVVSSWGPHFGEERILVGRGGSGTVFFTYCNLKCVYCQNYEISQLGIGKEITVEDLLRIFTELQDMGVENLNLVTPTHQIPFIVDAFERMEKEIPVVYNCGGYESVDTIISLEGFVDIYMPDFKYSDPELGEKLSGVKDYPRFALEALKVMIDQMGEPVIRNGVMKKGVLVRHLVLPGFLEDSFGVIDLLSTLEPKPLVNIMAQFYPAYRAKEYGLDRFVTRDEYLKVVEYAKKKKLNLIEVERWLMWL
- a CDS encoding tetratricopeptide repeat protein, translated to MNILEKIVRDLISEKRITEARNLLSLFSEEFPHLELEVEYAARNWKAVKRLYENLPDELKEKYREYYEYATNQLNIDYSKETEEALKEIERKNFQGAASILESIVKDYPELVEVIALRYKLALQRNEKRAIEKYRKLLLSLDRTHPALIETRVSSRKIGVFEVFTLSLLVALLVTTILAFYTLPSRIEVNVPSSESTVNIKPIEQRIEDVLSNIFAITENLGRINDSLDKNFTDLQENMSPISENIESLKEALTNLESRLSKIESAIAKTSNKEPSVSVVYVPEREDRIERAKSLWFLGYMFYLRRDYDEAINRFEIAIKEIGEDNVYFKDDVYYYRALCYYYKGDTSTARSLFEEFIKFFPDSEYADDAEYFLKRL
- a CDS encoding iron-containing alcohol dehydrogenase family protein, which translates into the protein MWEFYMPTDVFFGEKILEKKGSIIDILGKRALVVTGKSSSKKNGSLDDLRKLLNETGISYEIFDEVEENPSFDNVMKAVERYRNDSFDFVVGLGGGSPMDFAKAVAVLLKEKDLSVEDLYDREKVKHWLPVVEIPTTAGTGSEVTPYSILTDPEGNKRGCTLMFPVYAFLDPGYTYFMSDKLALSTGVDALSHAVEGFLSRKSTPPSDALAIEAMKIIHRNLPKAIEGNREARKKMFVASCLAGMVIAQTGTTLAHALGYPLTVEKGIKHGKATGMVLPFVMEVMKEEIPEKVTTVNHIFGGSLLRFLKELGLYEKVTVSSEELEKWVEKGSKAKHLTNTPGTFTPEKIRNIYREALGV